From Limibacter armeniacum, one genomic window encodes:
- a CDS encoding SusC/RagA family TonB-linked outer membrane protein codes for MKRLLSLFVAMLCMVITTFAQERTISGTVTDGATPLPGVTILVSGTSQGTVTNFDGEFTLVVSQLATDIEVRFLGYKTEIIPINNQTTFKIILEEDAIQLQEVVVDGYSTQDIKKMTSSVEVVDAAALEQRPLTTFDQALQGQASGVKVNMNNKAPGSPATVKVRGTGSLAGANNALFIVDGIPVDGETFATLNPNDFESYQVLKDASAVAMYGSRGAAGVVVVTTKSGKNSGKTQFRLNSYVGIAEATSNGFDMMNSQQRVEFEKIIQDGPSYNPGGYSYMLQEVDTEHTSDWYDMFFRTGITQSHQLSVSGGDDDSKFYLSGNYFNQEGVVIKTGMERGTLRANFSQKLNRFSLDLKTQLAIARVDDVYKNDAYNVMTMLPYYKSQDENGNYLPLDYNGSNAFERIEKGENSRNLLGIVSSLKLTYDLTDNLKVWSRTGIEYDQKKTRDIISPNSLYANLTPGDKGSLASYTYQDYLLSGTNALQYRKNFGDHGLSLGVYQEYILEDGNSEGFTVYGFDNETTPALHSPDVNVPLVSGVYDKRFTQLSYFASADYDYKSKYILRAVFRRDGTSVFGANNQWGNFYSVGGGWVISDETFMEGVNFVNNLKLRVSYGTVGNQGAISRYGSLATLAPISYNGQNGIYRDKPSNPDLQWEVSKQANVGVDFDLFDAKLGGSLNLYNNLSSESFINTPLPYTSGFVSQTRNNARLRNRGIELSLSSRLVLTRDFQLKVFGNVSYNQSEALELNDEGIEYRGYGQLQIDELANIEGYPLFMARSYDKAGVDPATGRLLFRNADGSIVDDRSLAERVIIGTTEAPWFGGFGTNMSWKGLTLNVLFNWEQGATKLNWDRVEIERVLYADQNHSARLLTDAWMKPGDIASLPKPEAGQELFATSDYWEDASFLRLKNVSLSYSLPISLAEKMGMDNARIYVQGENLMTFTSFSGIDPEMSTPYQSTNNGTSSGGESNAYPLSRVFTVGLDLTF; via the coding sequence ATGAAAAGGCTACTTTCATTGTTTGTCGCCATGCTGTGCATGGTGATAACAACGTTCGCACAAGAGCGAACTATTTCCGGAACAGTTACTGATGGAGCGACTCCACTACCTGGAGTTACAATTTTGGTAAGTGGAACTTCTCAAGGGACAGTTACTAATTTTGATGGCGAGTTTACGCTCGTAGTTTCTCAATTGGCTACAGATATTGAGGTGAGGTTTTTGGGCTATAAAACGGAAATTATACCAATTAATAATCAGACAACTTTTAAGATCATTCTAGAGGAAGATGCTATCCAATTACAGGAGGTTGTTGTCGATGGATATTCAACTCAGGATATCAAAAAAATGACCTCTTCAGTGGAAGTAGTAGATGCTGCCGCTTTGGAGCAGCGCCCATTAACTACTTTTGATCAGGCACTACAAGGACAGGCTTCAGGAGTAAAGGTCAATATGAATAATAAAGCGCCTGGTAGCCCTGCTACAGTAAAAGTGAGAGGCACAGGCTCACTAGCAGGAGCAAACAATGCACTATTTATTGTTGATGGTATACCAGTTGATGGGGAGACTTTTGCCACCCTGAATCCTAATGATTTTGAGTCATATCAGGTGCTGAAAGATGCTTCTGCCGTAGCAATGTATGGGTCCAGAGGAGCAGCAGGTGTTGTAGTCGTTACAACCAAATCAGGTAAAAATTCAGGCAAGACCCAATTCAGGCTTAACTCTTATGTTGGTATCGCAGAGGCAACTTCAAATGGTTTTGATATGATGAACTCACAACAACGTGTTGAGTTCGAGAAAATTATTCAAGATGGCCCCTCTTACAACCCAGGTGGGTATAGTTATATGCTACAGGAAGTAGACACTGAGCACACTTCTGATTGGTATGACATGTTTTTCCGTACAGGAATTACACAGTCACATCAGTTGAGTGTTTCAGGTGGGGATGATGACAGTAAATTCTATCTTTCTGGTAACTACTTTAATCAGGAAGGTGTCGTGATTAAGACAGGAATGGAGAGAGGTACATTAAGGGCCAACTTCTCACAGAAGTTAAATCGTTTTTCACTTGATCTCAAGACACAATTGGCAATCGCTAGGGTAGATGATGTTTACAAAAATGATGCATACAATGTGATGACCATGCTTCCCTACTACAAAAGTCAGGATGAGAACGGCAACTATCTACCTTTGGATTATAATGGAAGCAACGCTTTTGAAAGAATTGAAAAAGGTGAAAATTCTCGCAACTTATTGGGTATCGTATCTAGTTTGAAACTGACATACGACTTGACTGATAACCTAAAAGTATGGTCGAGAACGGGTATTGAATATGATCAGAAAAAGACAAGGGATATTATTTCTCCTAACAGTTTGTATGCGAATTTGACACCTGGTGATAAAGGAAGTTTAGCTTCTTATACTTATCAGGACTACCTGTTAAGCGGTACCAATGCATTACAATACAGAAAAAACTTTGGCGATCACGGATTGTCATTAGGCGTTTATCAGGAATATATCCTGGAGGATGGAAATAGCGAAGGCTTTACTGTATATGGGTTTGATAATGAAACAACTCCAGCATTGCACTCTCCGGATGTTAATGTACCGTTGGTAAGTGGGGTGTATGACAAGCGTTTTACACAGCTATCGTACTTTGCGAGTGCTGATTACGATTACAAATCAAAATATATCCTGAGAGCGGTGTTCCGTAGGGATGGAACATCAGTATTTGGAGCCAATAACCAATGGGGTAACTTCTATAGCGTTGGTGGTGGATGGGTTATTTCAGATGAGACTTTTATGGAGGGAGTTAACTTTGTCAACAACCTGAAGTTGAGAGTGTCTTATGGTACTGTAGGTAACCAAGGAGCCATTAGCCGATATGGATCTTTGGCTACACTGGCTCCAATCAGTTACAATGGTCAAAATGGTATTTATAGAGATAAGCCTTCTAACCCAGATCTACAATGGGAAGTATCCAAGCAAGCAAACGTAGGTGTAGACTTTGACTTGTTTGATGCAAAACTGGGAGGTAGTTTGAACCTTTATAATAACCTTTCTTCGGAGTCCTTTATCAATACACCATTGCCATATACATCAGGCTTTGTGAGCCAAACTCGAAACAATGCTCGTCTAAGAAACAGAGGTATAGAACTCTCACTTAGCTCAAGGTTAGTATTGACTAGAGATTTCCAGTTGAAGGTTTTTGGTAACGTATCATACAACCAGTCAGAGGCATTGGAACTTAACGATGAGGGAATCGAGTACAGGGGATATGGTCAGTTGCAGATTGATGAGTTAGCCAATATCGAAGGGTATCCATTGTTTATGGCGCGTTCTTATGACAAGGCAGGTGTTGATCCCGCTACAGGACGACTACTGTTCAGAAACGCTGATGGCTCTATTGTGGACGACAGAAGTTTGGCAGAACGTGTGATTATCGGTACGACAGAAGCACCTTGGTTTGGAGGCTTCGGAACAAACATGTCTTGGAAAGGACTGACATTAAATGTCTTGTTTAACTGGGAACAGGGAGCAACCAAACTGAACTGGGACCGTGTTGAGATCGAGCGTGTATTATATGCAGATCAGAACCATTCTGCAAGATTGCTGACAGATGCATGGATGAAACCTGGAGACATTGCTTCCTTACCGAAGCCAGAAGCAGGACAAGAACTTTTTGCTACGTCTGACTATTGGGAAGATGCTTCATTCCTAAGGCTGAAAAATGTGAGCCTTTCTTATTCATTACCGATCAGCTTGGCAGAAAAAATGGGTATGGACAATGCAAGAATTTATGTGCAAGGTGAAAACCTGATGACTTTCACATCATTCTCTGGAATCGACCCTGAAATGTCAACACCGTATCAGTCTACTAACAATGGTACATCATCAGGAGGTGAAAGCAATGCTTACCCACTTAGCAGGGTATTCACAGTAGGACTTGATCTAACATTCTGA